Proteins from a genomic interval of Kitasatospora herbaricolor:
- a CDS encoding AAA family ATPase, giving the protein MSARFRHGLVIGKFYPPHAGHHFLIRSAADACDLVTVVVMAADVESIPLAARVAWVTEAWAGEPHVRVAGVVDNLTVDYDSETAWDGHVALMRDGVALAAAADGRSPVVDAVFSSEPYGTELARRFGAAAVLLDQGRDTFPVSGTKVRADPAGYWSDLEPPVRAWLARRVVVLGAESTGTTTLSRDLAAALRARGGPHALTGWVPEYGRELTAAKLAVARAVADPAGPPPTVFDLEWDDQDFELVCRRQSAAEDGAARAGGPVLVCDTDALATTVWQERHRGAVTGPVRELAAGLSPRALYLLTSDQGVPFEDDGLRDGEHLRPWMTGRFREVLAAGRTPWLELRGDRVERLERALAAVDALLAEGVPLADPLG; this is encoded by the coding sequence ATGAGCGCGCGGTTCCGGCACGGCCTGGTGATCGGCAAGTTCTACCCGCCGCACGCCGGCCACCACTTCCTGATCCGCAGCGCCGCCGACGCCTGCGACCTCGTCACCGTCGTGGTGATGGCCGCCGACGTCGAGTCCATACCGCTGGCCGCCCGGGTCGCCTGGGTCACCGAGGCCTGGGCGGGCGAGCCGCACGTCCGGGTTGCCGGCGTGGTCGACAACCTGACGGTCGACTACGACAGCGAGACGGCCTGGGACGGGCACGTCGCCCTGATGCGGGACGGAGTCGCCCTGGCGGCGGCCGCCGACGGCCGCAGCCCCGTGGTGGACGCGGTGTTCAGCTCCGAGCCCTACGGCACCGAACTGGCTCGCCGCTTCGGCGCCGCCGCCGTGCTGCTGGACCAGGGCCGCGACACCTTCCCGGTGTCGGGGACGAAGGTCCGCGCCGACCCGGCCGGGTACTGGAGCGACCTCGAACCTCCCGTCCGGGCCTGGCTGGCCCGCCGGGTGGTCGTGCTCGGCGCCGAGTCCACCGGCACCACGACGCTCTCCCGGGACCTCGCCGCAGCGCTCCGCGCCAGGGGCGGCCCGCACGCCCTGACCGGCTGGGTGCCCGAGTACGGCAGGGAGCTGACGGCCGCCAAGCTGGCCGTCGCCCGGGCCGTCGCGGACCCGGCCGGCCCGCCGCCGACCGTCTTCGACCTGGAGTGGGACGACCAGGACTTCGAACTGGTCTGCCGCCGGCAGAGCGCCGCCGAGGACGGGGCCGCCCGGGCCGGCGGCCCCGTCCTGGTCTGCGACACCGACGCCCTCGCCACCACCGTCTGGCAGGAGCGCCACCGGGGCGCGGTCACCGGGCCCGTCCGGGAGCTGGCCGCCGGACTGTCACCGCGCGCCCTCTACCTGCTGACCTCCGACCAGGGCGTCCCGTTCGAGGACGACGGGCTGCGAGACGGCGAGCATCTGCGCCCCTGGATGACCGGCCGCTTCCGCGAGGTGCTCGCGGCCGGCCGCACCCCCTGGCTGGAGCTTCGGGGTGACCGGGTGGAGCGGCTGGAGCGGGCGCTGGCGGCCGTCGACGCGCTGCTCGCCGAAGGCGTGCCGCTGGCTGACCCGCTGGGTTGA
- a CDS encoding Clp protease N-terminal domain-containing protein: MTNPTRITSPVRLDDLIDAIRKVHPDALDQLSGAVIAADHLGELADHLIGHFVDQARRSGASWTEIGRSMGVSKQAAQKRFVPKSSGAQPDLDPSQGFGRYTDDARSVVMASQNEAYAAGNSEIRPEHLVLGLLGRPEALGMEAITAQGVTGDAVREAAVAALPPAVAEVPELVPFDARAKKALELTFREALRLGHNYVGTEHILLALLELEDGDGVLTGLGVDKAAAEAHIAAAVAAEQAAHEGEEQQA; the protein is encoded by the coding sequence ATGACGAATCCGACCCGCATCACGTCCCCCGTCCGGCTCGACGACCTGATCGACGCCATCAGGAAGGTGCACCCCGACGCGCTCGACCAGCTCTCCGGCGCGGTCATCGCCGCCGACCACCTCGGCGAGCTGGCCGACCACCTGATCGGCCACTTCGTGGACCAGGCGCGACGCTCCGGCGCCTCCTGGACGGAGATCGGCCGGAGCATGGGCGTCTCCAAGCAGGCCGCCCAGAAGCGGTTCGTCCCCAAATCCTCCGGTGCGCAGCCGGACCTCGACCCCAGCCAGGGCTTCGGGCGCTACACCGACGACGCCCGCAGCGTCGTGATGGCCTCGCAGAACGAAGCCTACGCGGCGGGCAACAGCGAGATCCGCCCCGAGCACCTGGTGCTGGGGCTGCTCGGCCGGCCGGAGGCGCTGGGCATGGAGGCGATCACCGCCCAGGGCGTCACCGGCGACGCCGTCCGGGAGGCGGCCGTCGCGGCGCTGCCGCCGGCCGTCGCGGAGGTGCCCGAGCTGGTCCCGTTCGACGCGCGGGCCAAGAAAGCGCTGGAGCTCACCTTCCGGGAGGCGCTGCGACTGGGCCACAACTACGTCGGCACCGAGCACATCCTGCTCGCCCTGCTGGAACTCGAGGACGGCGACGGCGTGCTGACCGGTCTCGGCGTCGACAAGGCCGCCGCCGAGGCCCATATCGCGGCCGCGGTGGCCGCCGAGCAGGCCGCGCACGAGGGTGAGGAGCAGCAGGCCTGA
- a CDS encoding helix-turn-helix domain-containing protein produces MTEPQPAVRSLDARSLRGLAHPLRMRLLAALRENGPATATKLATRLGESSASVSYHLRQLGAHGFIAEETDRGTTRERWWRAEHRGHRFDSLEDFLEHPDPEVRGAMGVFLNEVAAVHARELADWLAGTGDRPEEWRRSWDMSDFNLRLTPELARELVGRTHELVQSFRDRAAADEARAVPVRIHLHAFPLPKS; encoded by the coding sequence ATGACGGAACCTCAGCCCGCCGTACGCAGCCTCGACGCCCGCTCCCTGCGCGGCCTCGCGCACCCGCTGCGGATGCGCCTGCTCGCCGCGCTGCGGGAGAACGGCCCGGCCACGGCCACGAAGCTCGCCACCAGGCTCGGCGAGTCGTCCGCCTCGGTCAGCTACCACCTGCGGCAGCTCGGCGCGCACGGCTTCATCGCGGAGGAGACGGACCGGGGCACCACCCGTGAACGCTGGTGGCGGGCCGAGCACCGCGGCCACCGGTTCGACAGCCTTGAGGACTTCCTGGAGCATCCCGATCCCGAAGTGCGCGGCGCCATGGGCGTGTTCCTCAACGAGGTGGCCGCGGTCCACGCCCGGGAGCTGGCCGACTGGCTCGCGGGCACCGGCGACCGGCCCGAGGAGTGGCGTCGCAGCTGGGACATGAGCGACTTCAACCTGCGCCTGACGCCCGAACTCGCACGGGAACTCGTCGGCCGGACGCACGAACTCGTACAGAGCTTCCGCGACCGGGCCGCTGCCGACGAGGCCCGGGCCGTCCCCGTCCGCATCCACCTGCACGCCTTTCCCCTCCCGAAGAGCTGA
- a CDS encoding MFS transporter, producing MTVAATDRADEARAAPDRRPLGALLAANLVSITGNALAGIGVPWFVLQTTGSASRAGLVAFCGMLPLAVSALTAGPVIDRIGRLRASVLSDLVCGTAVGLIPVLQWAALLRFWQLCVLMAVNGLFQAPGETARQVLAPDLADHAGIPLTRAMSLYTSASRGARLLGAAGAGVLITLVGAGPVLLLDTATFGVSALLVALGVRRVPAAAPQRNAPPVNLRTYREELREGLVFLLRQRLLLAITLVLMVTNGLDQAWSAVLLPVHAERDLGGSIDLGLLAGLFAAGALGGSLLHAVLGARLPRRTLYACCLLVSGGPRMLVAAFAPGLLPLAVTLAVAGVAAGILNPIVSTVLYELVPPALRSRVTGVLAAGVLLATPLGGLACGFLVDRAGLTTALALVGGAYLLITLCPPAFPSWRRMDGTGGEGVSV from the coding sequence ATGACCGTCGCCGCCACCGACCGCGCCGACGAGGCCCGGGCCGCCCCGGACCGGCGGCCGCTCGGCGCCCTGCTGGCCGCCAATCTCGTCTCGATCACCGGCAACGCCCTCGCGGGCATCGGAGTGCCCTGGTTCGTCCTGCAGACCACCGGAAGCGCCTCCCGGGCAGGCCTGGTGGCCTTCTGCGGGATGCTGCCGCTGGCGGTGTCGGCGCTCACGGCCGGACCGGTGATCGACCGGATCGGCCGCCTGCGTGCATCGGTGCTGTCGGACCTGGTGTGCGGGACGGCCGTCGGGCTGATCCCGGTCCTCCAGTGGGCCGCCCTCCTGCGGTTCTGGCAGCTGTGCGTCCTCATGGCGGTCAACGGCCTGTTCCAGGCCCCGGGAGAGACCGCGCGCCAGGTGCTCGCCCCCGATCTCGCCGACCACGCCGGCATCCCGCTCACCCGGGCCATGAGCCTGTACACGAGTGCGTCCAGAGGGGCACGGCTGCTGGGCGCCGCGGGGGCCGGCGTACTGATCACGCTCGTCGGGGCCGGTCCGGTCCTGCTCCTCGACACGGCGACCTTCGGCGTCTCGGCGCTGCTGGTCGCCCTCGGTGTCCGGCGCGTTCCCGCCGCCGCCCCGCAACGGAACGCGCCCCCGGTCAACCTGCGTACGTACCGCGAGGAACTGCGCGAGGGCCTGGTCTTCCTGCTCCGTCAGCGCCTGCTGCTCGCCATCACCTTGGTGCTCATGGTCACCAACGGCCTGGACCAGGCATGGAGTGCCGTACTGCTGCCCGTGCACGCCGAGCGCGACCTGGGCGGATCGATCGACCTCGGCCTGCTCGCCGGCCTCTTCGCGGCCGGCGCGCTCGGCGGGTCGCTGCTGCACGCGGTGCTGGGCGCCCGGCTTCCCCGCCGCACGCTGTACGCCTGCTGCCTCCTGGTGAGTGGAGGCCCGCGCATGCTGGTCGCGGCGTTCGCGCCCGGTCTGCTGCCCCTGGCCGTCACGCTGGCCGTCGCCGGTGTGGCCGCCGGAATCCTCAACCCGATCGTCTCGACCGTGCTGTACGAGCTCGTGCCCCCCGCACTGCGCAGCCGGGTGACGGGCGTCCTGGCGGCGGGAGTGCTGCTGGCGACGCCGCTCGGCGGCCTCGCCTGCGGCTTCCTGGTCGACCGGGCCGGGCTGACCACGGCACTCGCACTTGTCGGCGGGGCGTACCTGCTGATCACGCTCTGCCCGCCGGCCTTCCCCTCCTGGCGCCGGATGGACGGCACGGGCGGCGAAGGTGTGAGCGTGTAG
- a CDS encoding HAD domain-containing protein: MTGRSPLPLLFLDVDGPLLPFGGTPREHPASTAHGHRATPAAGAAANPLLARLDPALGPRLLALPCELVWATTWMADANTDVAPAIGLPDLPVLDPPELSEEQQRADERRGLHWKTRALVGLAGARPFAWVDDEITAADRAWVAAHHAGPALLHRVDPRTGLTEADFAALDRWLRGAGAARE, from the coding sequence ATGACCGGCCGATCACCGCTCCCACTGCTCTTCCTCGACGTCGACGGACCTCTCCTCCCGTTCGGCGGGACACCTCGTGAACACCCCGCGAGCACCGCGCACGGGCACCGCGCGACGCCCGCGGCCGGGGCGGCCGCCAATCCGCTGCTGGCCCGGCTCGATCCGGCGCTCGGGCCACGACTCCTCGCGCTTCCGTGCGAGTTGGTCTGGGCCACCACGTGGATGGCCGACGCCAACACCGACGTGGCGCCCGCGATCGGCCTGCCGGACCTCCCGGTGCTGGACCCGCCGGAGCTGTCCGAGGAGCAGCAGCGGGCGGACGAGCGCCGCGGACTGCACTGGAAGACCCGGGCCCTGGTCGGCCTGGCCGGCGCCAGGCCGTTCGCCTGGGTCGACGACGAGATCACCGCCGCCGACCGGGCCTGGGTGGCCGCGCACCACGCGGGCCCGGCCCTGCTGCACCGGGTGGACCCTCGTACCGGGCTCACCGAGGCCGACTTCGCCGCGCTCGACCGCTGGCTGCGCGGGGCCGGCGCGGCGCGGGAGTGA
- a CDS encoding SAM-dependent methyltransferase: protein MTTFAERPAAVVDVANIARIYDYYLGGLYNFAVDREKAERIRTMLPSVDLLARANRDWLRRSVRFLIAQGVDQFIDLASGLPTMNNTHEVAHARNPQARVVYVDCEPSAVRHGEEILAGEPLVAMIEADGRDPEQVWSHPSTRELIDLSRPVGILMGGLLVFVDDAQDPAALVTSYREACAPGSYLSISHLSDDLADEATRVQVGRMTDAYLAGVGQQLYVRDRKVIASWFEGMELVEPGLTLMADWRPDPGLDVDAQTASRVLGYGATARVL, encoded by the coding sequence ATGACCACATTCGCCGAGCGTCCCGCGGCCGTCGTGGATGTCGCCAACATCGCGCGGATCTACGACTACTACCTGGGCGGTCTCTACAACTTCGCGGTCGACCGGGAGAAGGCCGAGCGGATCAGGACCATGCTGCCCAGCGTCGACCTGCTGGCCCGGGCCAACCGGGACTGGCTGCGCCGCTCGGTACGGTTCCTGATCGCCCAGGGCGTGGACCAGTTCATCGATCTGGCCTCCGGGCTGCCCACCATGAACAACACCCACGAGGTGGCGCACGCCCGTAACCCGCAGGCCCGGGTGGTCTACGTCGACTGCGAGCCGTCGGCCGTCCGGCACGGCGAGGAGATCCTGGCCGGCGAACCGCTCGTCGCCATGATCGAGGCCGACGGCCGCGACCCGGAGCAGGTGTGGTCGCACCCCAGCACCCGCGAACTGATCGACCTCAGCCGGCCGGTCGGCATCCTGATGGGCGGCCTGCTGGTCTTCGTCGACGACGCGCAGGACCCGGCCGCCCTGGTCACCTCCTACCGGGAGGCGTGCGCCCCCGGGAGCTACCTGTCGATCTCGCACCTTTCGGACGACCTCGCCGACGAGGCCACCCGCGTCCAGGTGGGGCGGATGACCGACGCCTACCTGGCCGGGGTGGGCCAGCAGTTGTACGTCCGCGACCGCAAGGTGATCGCCTCGTGGTTCGAGGGCATGGAGCTGGTCGAGCCCGGCCTGACCCTGATGGCGGACTGGCGCCCGGACCCGGGTCTGGACGTCGACGCGCAGACCGCCTCCCGGGTCCTGGGGTACGGCGCGACCGCCCGGGTCCTCTGA
- the paaI gene encoding hydroxyphenylacetyl-CoA thioesterase PaaI: MGANIGPALAGHSRIASLYERDRTCQTLGIALDEVSAGRALMRMRVTEEMVNGYGMAHGGYLFLLADAAFSYACNSYGQVTVAQAAQVTFLAPAAVGDELVAEAVERARSGRNGVYDVTVRHSAGKVVAEFRGQSVALGGIPQDS; the protein is encoded by the coding sequence ATGGGCGCGAATATCGGACCGGCCCTTGCCGGGCATTCCAGGATCGCCTCGCTGTACGAGCGCGACCGGACCTGCCAGACGCTCGGAATCGCGCTGGACGAGGTGTCCGCGGGGCGCGCCCTGATGCGGATGCGGGTGACCGAGGAGATGGTCAACGGTTACGGGATGGCGCACGGCGGCTATCTGTTCCTGCTGGCCGACGCGGCTTTCTCCTACGCCTGCAACAGCTACGGCCAGGTCACCGTGGCGCAGGCCGCGCAGGTCACCTTCCTGGCCCCGGCCGCGGTCGGTGACGAACTGGTCGCCGAGGCCGTGGAGCGGGCGCGCTCCGGGCGCAACGGCGTCTACGACGTGACCGTCCGGCACTCCGCCGGGAAGGTCGTGGCGGAATTCCGCGGGCAGAGTGTCGCCCTCGGAGGAATTCCCCAGGACTCCTGA
- the eccCa gene encoding type VII secretion protein EccCa, translating to MPDGEIQLQEPPALPEAQSGMASVISMAPMALSSLSMVFIFLRPGEGGGILMYVAMGMMGLSAVGMLVTQLIRGSSDRKRELRAERRDYLRYLSQIRRQVRAHVVRQQEALGWRHPAPSVLAALARTSRLWERRSTHPDFGDVRIGTGPQRLAVRLAPLSTKPVEDLEPLCAHALRRFINAYGTVADQPVAVYLRGYAQILLRADDRADARALARAMLAQLTVFHAPDELRIAVVTDAEHRAEWEWTKWLPHALHPVDTDGVGPVRLVAGSIAEIEQLLGGEFGARPPYEPDAQPGRDEPYTVIVLDGPQVGPATRAALAGYRNATLLDLGDTLEWKPLRFRLRLRIEGGALAMVGADRNHRDDVTPLGRPDALSAAAARRLALGLAPFRIGDSTEAGEPLETDFDLAMLLGIRDLHRHDVVETWSRRGIADRLRVPLGIAADGSPVELDIKESAQGGMGPHGMLIGATGSGKSELLRTLVLALAVTHSSEVLNFVLVDFKGGATFLGLDRLPHTSAVITNLADEASLVDRMRDALHGELVRRQELLRAAGNYSSLLDYETARAAGAALEPLPTLFVVVDEFSELLAAHRDFMDLFIMIGRLGRSLGVHLLLASQRLDEGRMHALESHLSYRIGLRTFSAMESRGVLGVPDAYQLPSQPGNGFLRSDIATLTRFKAAYVSGPYRARRRAARQEVVAGQVAAYGTEYVAPRRTLALPAEAEPPSSPEPPEQSGTLLDLAVARLTDAGPPAYQVWLPPLDVPPTLDELLPPLAPHPEYGLTTEGEAARGTLTVPVGVVDRPFQQARDLLTADLSGAGGHVGVAGGPQSGKSTLIRTLLCGLALTHTPLEVQFYCLDFGGGTLSALRGLPHVGGVTGRHDPERVVRTVAEVNGILVRREQRFAELGIDSVSAFRRRRAAGELPEERHGDVFLVIDGWNTVRQEFPDLAPALTLIAQRGLNYGIHLVVGTTRWGEVTGALRDLLGTRFELRLGDAVDSAINMRAAGKVPKIPGRGLTGDEMHFLAALPRLDGGSGTDDLGAGVADLVDVLADHWTGPRAPEVRMLPLSLDAAALPGPEGRLRIPIGLQDTTIAPLWHNFEESPHLLVVGDSEAGKTNLLKLVTAAVTTAYTPAEARIMLVDYRRELHEAVPDDYRLGHAVAVDVLRQIVDGAARAMANRLPGADLTPARLKLRDWWEGPELFIVVDDYELVSGSPGGMSAHPFAALFDYLAQGAELGLHLIVARGANGIGRASSDPLLRKLEEVNTPVLLLSCPPSEGYLFGNVKPRDFPPGRGLYITRRRTVQVQTAITAGAGDGTGTGEGAGRGESS from the coding sequence ATGCCCGACGGCGAGATCCAGTTGCAGGAGCCGCCCGCCCTCCCCGAGGCGCAGAGCGGCATGGCGAGCGTGATCAGCATGGCGCCGATGGCACTGAGCTCGCTCTCGATGGTGTTCATCTTCCTGCGCCCGGGTGAGGGCGGCGGCATCCTGATGTACGTGGCGATGGGCATGATGGGGCTCTCCGCCGTGGGCATGCTGGTGACCCAGCTCATCCGCGGCTCCAGCGACCGGAAGCGGGAGCTGCGCGCCGAGCGCCGGGACTACCTGCGCTACCTGTCCCAGATCCGCCGCCAGGTGCGCGCCCACGTCGTGCGCCAGCAGGAGGCGCTCGGCTGGCGCCACCCCGCGCCGTCCGTGCTGGCCGCGCTGGCCCGCACCTCCCGGCTGTGGGAGCGCCGCAGTACGCACCCCGACTTCGGGGACGTCCGGATCGGGACGGGCCCGCAGCGCCTCGCCGTGCGGCTGGCCCCGCTGTCCACCAAGCCGGTGGAGGACCTGGAGCCGCTCTGCGCCCACGCGCTGCGCCGCTTCATCAACGCCTACGGCACCGTGGCCGACCAGCCGGTCGCGGTCTACCTGCGGGGCTACGCGCAGATCCTGCTGCGCGCCGACGACCGCGCCGACGCCCGCGCGCTGGCCAGGGCGATGCTGGCGCAGCTGACCGTCTTCCACGCGCCCGACGAGCTGCGGATCGCGGTGGTCACCGACGCCGAGCACCGCGCCGAGTGGGAGTGGACGAAGTGGCTGCCGCACGCCCTGCACCCGGTGGACACCGACGGGGTGGGGCCGGTGCGCCTGGTGGCGGGCTCGATCGCGGAGATCGAGCAGCTGCTCGGCGGCGAGTTCGGGGCCCGTCCGCCGTACGAGCCGGACGCCCAGCCCGGGCGGGACGAGCCCTACACGGTGATCGTGCTGGACGGTCCGCAGGTCGGCCCGGCGACCAGGGCGGCGCTCGCCGGCTACCGCAACGCCACGCTGCTCGACCTCGGCGACACCCTGGAGTGGAAGCCCCTGCGGTTCCGCCTGCGGCTGCGGATCGAGGGCGGCGCCCTGGCGATGGTCGGCGCGGACCGCAACCACCGGGACGACGTCACCCCCCTCGGCCGCCCCGACGCCCTCTCGGCGGCCGCCGCCCGCCGGCTGGCGCTGGGGCTGGCACCCTTCCGGATCGGCGACAGCACGGAGGCCGGCGAGCCGCTGGAGACCGATTTCGACCTCGCGATGCTGCTCGGGATCCGCGACCTGCACCGGCACGACGTGGTGGAGACCTGGTCCCGGCGCGGGATCGCGGACCGGTTGCGGGTCCCGCTCGGCATCGCCGCCGACGGCTCGCCCGTCGAACTGGACATCAAGGAGTCGGCGCAGGGCGGCATGGGCCCGCACGGCATGCTGATCGGCGCCACCGGCTCCGGCAAGTCCGAGCTGCTGCGGACCCTGGTACTGGCGCTGGCCGTCACGCACTCCTCCGAGGTGCTGAACTTCGTCCTGGTCGACTTCAAGGGCGGCGCCACCTTCCTCGGCCTCGACCGGCTGCCGCACACCTCCGCGGTGATCACCAACCTGGCCGACGAGGCCTCCCTGGTGGACCGGATGCGGGACGCACTGCACGGTGAACTGGTGCGGCGCCAGGAGCTGCTCCGGGCCGCCGGCAACTACAGCTCGCTGCTCGACTACGAGACGGCCCGCGCCGCCGGGGCGGCCCTGGAGCCGCTGCCCACGCTGTTCGTGGTGGTCGACGAGTTCAGCGAACTGCTGGCCGCACACCGTGACTTCATGGACCTCTTCATCATGATCGGCCGGCTGGGCCGCTCGCTCGGCGTGCACCTGCTGCTCGCCTCGCAACGGCTGGACGAGGGCCGGATGCACGCGCTGGAGTCCCACCTGTCCTACCGGATCGGGCTGCGGACCTTCTCCGCCATGGAGAGCCGGGGCGTCCTCGGCGTTCCCGACGCCTACCAGCTGCCCTCCCAGCCCGGCAACGGGTTCCTGCGCAGCGACATCGCCACCCTGACCAGGTTCAAGGCCGCGTACGTCTCCGGGCCGTACCGGGCCAGGCGCCGGGCGGCCCGTCAGGAGGTGGTGGCCGGTCAGGTGGCCGCGTACGGCACCGAGTACGTGGCACCGCGCCGGACGCTCGCCCTCCCCGCGGAGGCCGAGCCGCCGTCGTCGCCGGAGCCGCCCGAGCAGAGCGGTACCCTGCTGGACCTCGCGGTGGCGCGGCTCACCGACGCGGGGCCGCCCGCGTACCAGGTGTGGCTGCCCCCGCTGGACGTCCCGCCCACCCTGGACGAGCTGCTGCCGCCGCTGGCGCCGCACCCCGAGTACGGCCTGACCACCGAGGGCGAGGCCGCCAGGGGAACCCTGACGGTGCCGGTGGGCGTCGTCGACCGGCCCTTCCAGCAGGCACGCGACCTGCTCACCGCCGACCTCTCCGGCGCCGGGGGCCACGTGGGTGTCGCGGGCGGCCCGCAGAGCGGCAAGAGCACCCTGATCCGCACCCTGCTGTGCGGGCTCGCACTCACCCACACCCCGCTCGAAGTGCAGTTCTACTGCCTGGACTTCGGCGGTGGCACGCTCTCCGCGCTGCGCGGGCTGCCGCACGTCGGAGGGGTCACCGGCCGGCACGACCCCGAGCGGGTGGTGCGTACCGTCGCCGAGGTGAACGGCATCCTGGTCCGGCGCGAGCAGCGCTTCGCCGAGCTGGGCATCGACTCCGTCTCGGCCTTCCGCCGGCGCCGGGCCGCCGGCGAGCTGCCCGAGGAGCGGCACGGCGACGTCTTCCTCGTGATCGACGGCTGGAACACCGTCCGCCAGGAGTTCCCCGACCTCGCCCCCGCCCTGACCCTGATCGCCCAGCGCGGCCTGAACTACGGCATCCACCTGGTCGTCGGGACGACCCGCTGGGGCGAGGTCACCGGCGCGCTGCGCGACCTGCTGGGCACCCGGTTCGAACTCCGGCTCGGCGACGCGGTGGACTCCGCCATCAACATGCGGGCGGCCGGCAAGGTGCCGAAGATCCCCGGACGGGGCCTGACCGGCGACGAGATGCACTTCCTCGCCGCCCTGCCCCGGCTGGACGGCGGCAGCGGCACGGACGACCTCGGGGCGGGCGTCGCCGACCTGGTCGACGTGCTCGCCGACCACTGGACCGGCCCGCGCGCCCCCGAGGTGCGGATGCTCCCGCTGTCCCTGGACGCGGCCGCGCTGCCCGGGCCCGAGGGCCGGCTCCGCATCCCGATCGGCCTCCAGGACACCACGATCGCGCCGCTGTGGCACAACTTCGAGGAGTCCCCGCACCTGCTGGTGGTCGGCGACAGCGAGGCGGGCAAGACCAACCTGCTCAAGCTGGTCACCGCGGCCGTCACCACCGCCTACACCCCCGCCGAGGCGCGGATCATGCTGGTCGACTACCGGCGCGAGCTGCACGAGGCCGTCCCCGACGACTACCGGCTGGGTCACGCGGTCGCCGTCGACGTCCTGCGGCAGATCGTCGACGGCGCGGCCCGGGCCATGGCCAACCGCCTGCCCGGCGCCGATCTCACGCCGGCCCGGCTCAAGTTGCGGGACTGGTGGGAAGGGCCCGAACTCTTCATCGTGGTCGACGACTACGAGCTGGTGTCGGGCTCCCCCGGCGGCATGTCCGCCCACCCGTTCGCGGCCCTGTTCGACTACCTCGCCCAGGGCGCCGAGCTGGGCCTGCACCTGATCGTCGCGCGGGGCGCCAACGGCATCGGCCGCGCCTCGTCCGACCCGCTGCTGCGCAAACTGGAGGAGGTCAACACCCCCGTGCTGCTGCTGTCCTGCCCGCCGAGCGAGGGGTACCTCTTCGGCAACGTCAAGCCCCGCGACTTCCCGCCCGGCCGCGGCCTCTACATCACCCGGCGCCGCACCGTCCAGGTGCAGACCGCGATCACGGCCGGTGCCGGGGACGGGACGGGGACCGGTGAGGGGGCCGGCAGAGGGGAATCGTCGTAG